From the genome of Oxyura jamaicensis isolate SHBP4307 breed ruddy duck chromosome 2, BPBGC_Ojam_1.0, whole genome shotgun sequence, one region includes:
- the DSEL gene encoding dermatan-sulfate epimerase-like protein, producing MALMLTGHTLFLALMMFAVFTFEESVSNYSDWVTFMENVGQYEKQKLEGLGAEQKLKKTVLHPSLYFDAEDVHALRQKAHTSHSHLFRAIRSAVIVMLSNPLYYLPPPKHVDFAAKWNEVYGNNLPPLAFYCLLCPEDKAAFDFALEYMDRMAGYKNWLVESAPGDEVPLGHSLTGFATAYDFLYNSLENVRRQKYLEKIRSASEEMYEYSKVRSWGKQLLHNHQATNMLALLTGALVTGVDNGSQANIWKHTVVDVMEKTMFLLNHIVDGSLDEGVAYGSYTAKSITQYVFLAQRHFGINNLENNWLKMHFWFYYATLLPGFQRTVGIADSNYNWFYGPESQLVFLDKFIMKNGAGNWLAQQIRKHRPKDGPMVPSTAQRWSTLHTEFIWYAAEITPRPPPDYGTAKLHVFPNWGVVTYGAGLPSSQTNTFVSFKSGKLGGRAVYDIVHFQPYAWIDGWRSFNPGHEHPDQNSFTFAPNGQVFVSDALYGPKLSHLNNVLVFAPSPTSQCNQPWEGQLGECAQWLKWIGHEVGDSSGEIITASQSGDMMFVSGEAVSAYTSAMKLKSVYRILLLLNSQTLLVVDHIEKEEDSPVNSVSAFFHNLDIDFKYIQYKFKNKYNGAMMDVWDAHYKMFWFDHHGSSPVARIQEAEQAAEFKKRWTQFVNVTFPMKSTLARIVYLFYGPYVNVSNCRLIDNAKSGFQISLSVNNTENTVFVVTEHQNLKTRFDYLGFGGFAKVVHENKVTKFGLGTESVEKRIKINRVVFPFGFKVNIIAGLILGVSLVILAFQWQFYISFSKMLRWILILVITLWLIELVDVWSMCTQPICVKWSSDLTRLEHDKGNKAKQLEGNPVVLPDVIITSLPASGAEILKQVFFNSSDFLYMRIPTAYLEIPESEFEIDSFVDPCEWKASDVQNGNFNLLRGWLQSLVRDTKLHLQNIHLYEASRSKITQHSTISKDKKKRSKKRESLSEQRSRARVSQDKDAEYIRELRRHLVYYPNARPVLSLSSGSWTLKLPFFQEILGPPMRALYVVRDPRAWIYSMLYKNKPSLYSLKKVPQRLAAMFKWENHKGKCSLSEGYAFEYESLRKELSKSNSNAVSVLSYLWLANTAAALRINGDLLPTNYQMIKFEDIVSFPQKMAETIFAFLGIPLSPASLNQILFATSTSLFYLPYEGEISPSSIHAWKQNMPKEEIRLIEDICFSLMDHLGYPKFVE from the coding sequence ATGGCTCTGATGCTTACAGGGCATACCTTATTTCTAGCATTAATGATGTTTGCTGTCTTCACTTTTGAAGAATCTGTAAGCAATTACTCTGATTGGGTGACTTTCATGGAAAATGTAGGTCAAtatgagaaacagaaacttGAAGGTCTTGGTGCtgagcagaagctgaaaaaaacagttctgcatCCAAGTTTGTATTTCGATGCTGAGGATGTCCATGCACTGAGGCAGAAAGCTCACACAAGCCACTCACATCTATTTAGAGCTATCAGAAGTGCAGTGATAGTTATGCTATCCAACCCATTATACTACCTACCTCCACCCAAGCATGTTGATTTTGCTGCAAAGTGGAATGAGGTTTATGGTAACAATCTGCCACCACTAGCATTTTATTGTTTGTTGTGCCCTGAAGATAAAGCTGCATTTGATTTTGCCCTAGAATATATGGACAGAATGGCTGGTTACAAAAACTGGTTGGTGGAGAGTGCACCTGGTGATGAAGTGCCACTGGGACACTCCCTAACTGGATTTGCCACTGCTTATGACTTCTTGTATAATTCACTGGAAAATGTGAGAAGACAAAAATACCTGGAGAAGATACGGTCTGCAAGTGAGGAAATGTATGAGTACTCAAAGGTTCGTTCCTGGGGAAAGCAGCTTCTCCATAATCACCAGGCAACCAATATGCTTGCTTTGCTCACTGGAGCTTTAGTTACAGGGGTGGACAACGGATCTCAGGCAAATATTTGGAAACACACTGTTGTTGATGTGATGGAGAAAACAATGTTTCTGCTCAATCATATTGTAGATGGGTCTCTGGATGAGGGAGTAGCTTATGGGAGTTACACAGCTAAGTCTATAACCCAGTATGTTTTCCTGGCCCAGCGTCATTTTGGTATTAACAACTTGGAAAATAATTGGCTCAAAATGCACTTTTGGTTTTACTATGCCACCCTATTACCAGGCTTTCAAAGGACTGTGGGCATAGCAGATTCTAATTACAACTGGTTTTATGGTCCTGAGAGCCAACTGGTTTTCTTGGATAAGTTTATCATGAAGAATGGAGCTGGCAACTGGTTGGCACAGCAAATTAGAAAACACAGACCCAAAGATGGACCAATGGTGCCATCCACCGCACAGAGGTGGAGCACATTGCACACCGAGTTTATATGGTATGCTGCTGAAATCACTCCTCGACCACCTCCTGACTATGGCACTGCTAAATTGCATGTGTTTCCTAATTGGGGAGTTGTTACTTATGGGGCTGGATTGCCAAGCAGCCAGACAAACACCTTTGTGTCCTTCAAGTCTGGAAAACTCGGTGGACGTGCTGTCTATGATATTGTCCACTTTCAACCATATGCCTGGATTGATGGGTGGAGAAGTTTCAATCCGGGACATGAACATCCTGATCAGAACTCTTTCACTTTTGCTCCCAATGGACAGGTGTTTGTATCTGACGCTCTCTATGGACCTAAACTCAGCCACCTGAACAATGTCTTGGTGTTTGCCCCATCTCCTACTAGCCAGTGCAACCAGCCTTGGGAGGGACAGCTTGGTGAGTGTGCCCAGTGGCTGAAGTGGATTGGTCATGAGGTTGGAGACTCAAGTGGAGAAATTATAACAGCCTCCCAGTCTGGGGACATGATGTTTGTGAGTGGTGAGGCGGTCTCTGCTTACACATCAGCAATGAAATTGAAAAGTGTATATCGCATTTTGCTGCTCTTAAATTCTCAGACTTTGTTAGTTGTAGACCATATTGAGAAGGAGGAAGACTCTCCTGTTAATTCTGTCAGTGCCTTTTTTCATAATCTTGACattgattttaaatacatacaatataaatttaagaacaaataCAACGGAGCTATGATGGATGTGTGGGATGCCCACTACAAGATGTTTTGGTTTGATCATCATGGGAGTAGTCCTGTTGCTAGGATACAAGAGGCAGAACAAGCTGCTGAATTCAAAAAGAGATGGACTCAGTTTGTAAATGTTACCTTTCCAATGAAAAGCACGCTTGCAAGGATTGTTTACCTTTTCTATGGCCCATATGTCAATGTTTCTAACTGCAGGCTCATTGATAATGCAAAGTCTGGATTTCAGATTTCACTCAGTGtcaacaacactgaaaatacGGTCTTTGTTGTGACTGAACATCAGAATTTAAAGACCAGGTTTGATTACTTGGGATTTGGTGGTTTTGCCAAAGTAGttcatgaaaacaaagtaaCCAAGTTTGGTCTAGGTACTGAATCTGTGGAAAAACGGATTAAAATTAATAGGGTGGTTTTCCCATTTGGATTCAAAGTGAACATAATCGCAGGGTTAATTTTGGGTGTTAGTTTGGTCATACTGGCTTTTCAGTGGCAGTTTTACATATCCTTCAGTAAAATGTTGCGTTGGATCCTTATACTAGTTATCACATTGTGGCTTATTGAATTGGTGGATGTGTGGAGCATGTGTACCCAGCCCATCTGTGTGAAATGGAGCAGTGACTTGACAAGGCTAGAACATGATAAAGGCAATAAAGCCAAACAATTAGAAGGGAACCCCGTTGTTTTGCCAGATGTTATAATTACTTCGCTTCCTGCCTCTGGtgcagaaattttaaaacaggtgtttttcaatagCAGTGACTTCTTATATATGAGGATACCTACAGCCTATCTAGAAATTCCTGAGAGTGAATTTGAAATTGATTCATTTGTAGATCCATGTGAATGGAAGGCTTCTGATGTTCAGAATGGTAATTTTAATCTTCTCAGAGGGTGGCTCCAGTCTTTAGTCCGAGACACAAAATTACATTtacaaaacattcatttataTGAAGCCAGCAGAAGTAAAATTACTCAGCATTCTACCATAAGCAAGGACAAAAAGAAGAGATCGAAAAAGAGAGAATCTCTGTCAGAGCAAAGAAGCAGGGCAAGAGTAAGTCAAGATAAAGATGCTGAATATATTAGGGAATTGAGAAGACACCTTGTCTACTATCCTAATGCACGACCTGTGCTTAGTTTAAGTAGTGGGAGCTGGACATTAAAGCTTCCCTTCTTTCAGGAAATCTTAGGACCACCAATGAGAGCATTATATGTAGTAAGAGACCCACGAGCATGGATTTATTCAATGTTGTACAAAAATAAGCCAAGTCTTTACTCCTTGAAAAAAGTTCCACAACGCTTGGCTGCAATGTTCAAATGGGAAAATCATAAAGGAAAATGTAGTCTAAGTGAAGGCTATGCCTTTGAATATGAATCATTAAGAAAAGAACTTTCAAAATCTAACTCAAACGCTGTTTCTGTGTTGTCCTATTTATGGCttgcaaacacagcagcagcactgagaatAAATGGTGATTTGCTGCCAACAAATTATCAGATGATCAAATTTGAAGATATTGTGAGCTTTCCTCAGAAGATGGCTGAAAcaatttttgcctttcttggTATTCCTCTTTCTCCTGCTAGCTTAAACCAAATATTATTTGCCACCTCCACCAGTCTTTTCTATCTTCCTTATGAAGGGGAAATTTCACCAAGTAGCATTCATGCCTGGAAACAAAACATGCCCAAGGAAGAAATTAGACTGATTGaagatatttgtttttctttaatggacCACTTAGGATACCCAAAGTTTGTAGAATAA